The genomic DNA CCTTCGCGCGGCCCTAGGATGACCTAATCAAAGCGGCAGCGGATGCTCTGTGCTACTCCCTCGCTCGTCTCCGTTCTCTTTAAAGAAGCAGCATCCGGAAGCGTGATTAGCACTGCTTTCGCGCATATCGCCGTGTCCTATGAGGATCTGGCAGAGGGGTTTGTGCAGTTGGCTCCTGGGTTGAAGTTTGCGGACAATGCCGTTGGCATTGGATTGTCGAGTCAGAGGGCGGAGAGGCCGATGTTTGTGTTGGGGAAGGTTTTGAGGGGGTTGTTGTTTCAGTCTGTGCCGTGGTATTGGAAGGCCGAGTATGCTGTTTTGGGCAGGAGCCACTGATTTCTGCTCCTCCGTTATGCATTGCAAGGGAAAATGTACTACAGGATCTGGGTCAAGCGTGTAAGTAAGTCACATCCATAGATAGGTAAATATTAACGAGAGCAAGGGCATACCTCTTCTCATCAAACTCACGAATTAGGCGACACATCTTGGCCCTCACCAAACGAGCCCCTCAAAGAATTCATAGTCGGCACATTCCACCCAAACGCCATCAACCTCTCCACAGACCCCTGCAACATCGCCCGATGCACATCCGCCAACATATCCTCAAACGAGACCAAAAACCGCTCAATCAGTGCCTGGCAGTTCTGCCTTAACAGCACATCCTCACACGCATCCGCCTCGTCAATCGCAACAACAAGCACATGCCAGGGGACGAATAGTCGAATAAACCACCGGAACGGCTCGCTGCGCTCGTCGTGTCGGAATTGATCGAGCGCTTGCAGGAATTTGACCGTTAGGAGGAGCAGGCCTGAGCCGCGCGGTATTGCTACTGGTGGAGAGTCTGGATTTCTATTGCCGCTGCGTATTGGGCGGAAGGAGAGCAGTTGGAGGAAGGCGTGGACGATGTTAACTAGTTTTCGCAGGCACCAGTCGAGATTTGTTGTGATGAGCTCTGATTGGGGGTCTGGGAGGAGGGCGAGGGATTTTTGTCGGAAGGTTGTTGCTACGTGTTGGCGGGATTTGGTGTCGAAGTTGGTTGGCGTGGCCACCTCGGAGGCGTTTAGTTCTGATACGTCAAGAGCTCGGAAGGCACATTGGGCTTCTGCCATGATGGCGAGGAACCTTGTGTCTGTGTGCAGGAACTGAGTGGCGGCATCGTCAGGTTGCGTTATGGAGAAAGGAGAGTCGGGATCGCCTGTGCTGGGCGATGATATCTCGGACATGGAGCAGTTCGATCGCAGCATTGGCTCGGAACCTCGGTCAAAAGCAGCTTGGATGTCTAGGATGCCAATGACATGCCACAGGCGATGGCGCATCTCGCGCTCCAACGGTTTCACCGGGAATGGGGGTTCCGACTCGTGGAGGGAAAGAGACTGGGCAATGCGTAGCGCGAGACTTAGCATCGTCCAGGCTCGTCGACCCTGATCATGAGCGCGGATAGCTAACTACAAGCCCGTGAGACACTGATTCATACAGCAAAACCAAGGAAATCATACCAAAAACAGCACAAACGCCTGCAAAGTCGTTAAATCATCCGTGCTAATATAATCCGCCTTTTCCAGTGCAGACTGCGTGGTTTTCTGATATCTCGCAAGGAGGGATTGTCTTCCCACCTCGAACATCTGGAAGCACTGTTCATCGCTGATACTGCTGATAGCGAGGTAGCGCACAGCCCAAGCCAGTGCTGCAGGTGCCGGGTGGTCGACATTATAATCAAGATATGGCTTTCTGCTAATGAGATAGTCGCCAAGAGATGCGCAGTGAAAGATAGGGAGGAAGGAGTCCACTCGCTCCATATATATCGACATGAGTTGTCTACGGTGGTGCAGCTCTTTGTCCCAGTCCTCTGGCTCGGGAATGGGAGAGATCCCGCTCAACCAAGAATCCACATGATTGTCCGTCTGCGAGAGGTTAGCGGAGATGTATGGAGTATTATTGGGTCAAGGCAACTCACCTGCTGGCTATTCTCATTGAGAAGGCGATTCTCGGCAAGCCCGATGCCAACATCCCATAGCGAAAACCCCGGAAGAACCGACATGCCTCCATCCTCAGCCGAACCATAAGACGCCTGCCCGCTATGCACCAAGCCTTGAACGGTATGCTCCAGCATCGACACACGTTCTTTTAGATCGTCGGCACCATTGCCATTCCCATTCACATCGCTCTGTCCATGGTTTACATTCGCACTGGCACTGGCTTCGGCATTGGAATTTGCAGCagcaatattcttcttcttccttccccCTGACCGACCTCGCGGGAGACGCGCACGCTCGACAGGAACACAAATCGTACCTGCATTCCGACAGGCCGTGCAGGGACGCAGCTTATCGCATTTAATCTTGCGTCGCTTGCACATTTCACAGGTCAATTGGGCCTTGGGGCCCAGTGGACCTTGCGCCGCCGCGGGGGGAGGAGCATCCATGTTCGCTTCTGGGGGCCGGGATGCGCTCTGCGAAACAAATTGCATTCCTGCTTATACAATAGGATATCCGAACTGGGTCACAATGTTATTCTTGACGTAGTGGTATTGGTATTATTGGATATTATGGCCAGACAAGACAGACAGGCAAAGGCTGATGCATTCGCACTGCGCATTCAGTCACTGGGTGCGCGCGTTGTTGCGGTGCATCTTGTCTCCTGCTTTCTCCTCACTTGAAGCAATGAAAGAACAAAGAGATGTGGCGCTCGTGTTCGGGTTTTGAGAAACTCCAAAGGCCGAGCCATTCAGCGCGCagaatggcttttttttttcggccATTGACGCCACAGCGCTAGTTACTTAATTTGATCATGGCAGGTTTTTGGATTGTTGGTACATTAGGGATCGCGATGTGCATTTTCGATCGAGATCACGGCCATTCTAATTGATAGATATCGATCGATTCTGCACCATACAAACACTCGATATGCGACACGACTAACCGAAGAAATCTCCGCACTAAGTTCTGGAGCACCATGGCCCGACGTTCTCGAACAACCCAAGATGTCTCTACAAGCACCCAGGTTATGAACAATGGAGATGAAACAGAATCGCAAGCGAAGGGGAATATGTGGAGATACCAACGGCTGTCATTTTCTCACTCCCTGAAGACGATGTGTGGTTGACATGTGTCGCATAAATTATTCATCCAAAGgttatgtactccgtaccgaGGAGGACGGATCGGAAACATCATCCAGTGCCTCGAGAACCAAAAAGGATATGCCCGGGAATGTCTTTCCCTGCCCCATTATCGTGCAGTTTGAAGGATTCGACAGAACCGGTTTTTTCAAAGTTTTTCACGATCAGGCCATATGAATGCATATTGCTACGGTTGGTATGTGTTCTCGTGAGCCGTCTCCACAATCATTCCACCGGATTACTATCTCCACAGGATGAACTATTGTTTCTTGCTGTCGCGGGAGATATGGATCTGGCacgaagtacggagtactgaaTCCGTAATAATATACTGGCGACAGACGTTAAGGCGTCATTTCCTATATAATTCGGTCAATATATGATCGACGATGGACGCCCAGTATCCCCCCTAAAGAGTCCCGGCCAAGTCACGGCAATTAATAAACATAAAAATGGCAGCGGCTTAACGTCCAACGGACGTTTCAAGGACGCACCCGAGACCGCCCCATGTCCCTGACTTTTTATTATCGCTAGACACGGAGCGTAACTATCAATGCACGAGAGAGCCCACTAGTTTCCCTCATAAATCGTACATAGTGCTCCGTACGGAGAATATGCAGTTTTCGACTCGGGAGCTACTCCGTCCAGTACTAACTAGTAGTTATCGACTGCGCCATCATAAATCGATCGGTTCCAGTTCGGCCGAGTCTAGCCATTCGGAACCCGTCCATCGCTAATACAAACCGTATACTGTACTACTCCGTATGTATGTGGACCGATCGCTCCAATCCGATTCGAACGAAAATAGATGGACATGCCATCCCTGTCATTTTAGGTGTTATCGGCGGCCTGggttgcttttctttttcgtccGGTGACCACGGTACTATGTGTTTCAAATTCGGTGATGGAGATGCTCGTCCTCAGCGAGTCAGACCACCTTCAGATCGGAGCCGGGTCGGGCGAGATGTGATTGAGGGTGACGATGATGCTGACGATGACGGTGGCCTTGCGGTTTTGTGGACTGGGTGTTCCCGTCTTGGATGCCATATATAAAGGTTGTTGGTTCGCTGTATTTCGGATTCCTATTCCAGACCCTgtcgaccacgagtcaaagGAAGAAGACCCTGAAAACCCCGGTGGTTcgcgagaaaaaaaaaaaaaaaggccttGTTTAGATCATTGTTTTGATTTGTGTTTGCGCCATGAACCCTCTTTTTGATTCGGACCGGCCTATCAAGCATGTCAGCCGGAAGGCCATCTATACTCGACTGGAAGCTCGAATTGATTATCTGAAAAGCTTTCTCGACTTCAACACTGGTATGTTTTCTCTTTGACAGGGTTCACGGCTCAATCCTAATAACATCTAGATGACATCGAGGCCCTCGAATCCGGAAACAAATACATCAAAGCACTAATCCCTGCTGTCGTCAACATGGTCTATAAAAAACTCCTCGAGCATGACATTACCGCACGAGTCTTCATGACATACGACACTTCGAACGAAAAACCCATCGAAGACTTCTTCAACGAGGAGAGCCCGCAGATCAAACGGCGCAAGATGTTCCTCCGCTGGTACTTGATCAAGATCTGCTCGGACCCGACACAGATGGAATTCTGGCGGTATCTGAATAAAGTTGGGTGAGTATCACAATATGCCTGCTTTGTGCAACCATGGCTGACCCTGGCGCTTGACTAGAATGATGCACTGCGGTCAAGAACGGTTATACAAGCTCAACGTCGAATACATCCACATCGGCGCCTGCCTCGGCTACATCCAAGATATCTTCACCGAAGCCCTCATATCGCATCCCCGTCTCTCCCTCCAACGCAAAACCGCTCTCCTCCGCGCAATCAACAAGATTATCTGGATCCAGAACGACCTCTTTGCCAAATGGCGCGTCCGCGACGGCGAGGAATTCGCGGACGAAATGTCCGAGGTTATCCTCGACGACAAAGAAGGGTACCTCGGCGATAAGAAGATTCTCGGGGAAGGGAGTACATCAGGTAGCTCGATTGATGACGACCGGTCGAGTTTAAAGAGTAGTATTGCTCCGTCTGCGCATTCGATAGCGCCGTCCCCTGTGTGTCCGTTTACGGGCGCATCAAAGGGGGATACGGGTACGGAGACGAAGATATGGGCGGAGTAGATGGTTTTTTTTTGAAAGTAAAGCATGGCGTCGGGTGTTTTTCTTTTAGCGTTATTGTTCTGGTCGTGATTGTAGAAGCATAATACTCAACCTGTACAGTATCTGAACCGATTACCCCAAATGGAAAGATGCATTAAAAGTCGTATAGCATAACCAATGAGAATTTGCATAATACACAGGTGGGGGTACACGAGCCACTTTTATTCGTATTGGTGGAAGCATCAGGATCAATGCATTATCCCTGACCTTATTTTCTGTGTTCAAGAGACATTTATATGCCCTTAACAAGGGAAACATTCCAAAACAGTGTTCAGAGTAATTAGACTGAATGAGGTGAATGGCCAGCCACCAGGTATTATTTGTTAGTTCTGACAACCGAGTTCCGAACGGAAGGACTAGCGCAACGCTCGGCTGCTGTCAACTTTATTTGCCGTGGGGAATGCATAGTActtatacggagtacagtgcATCCTGAGTGCATACAGCAACCACAGTAATACGAGCTACTACTTAGTAGCGATTAGTTCACCTGTAAGCAAACACAATGGTTATCACTTTTATTGAGTGTTGAGAGCCATTAGTGTGGGAgtaattattattattatttaatcaagtttattgtccataccgagccctagagctatgatagaccatgattcgtggactcgaggtcagtggctattctacagtctcttgtccccataggttcctgaggcgttagcccccttctaacatctttccaatccttctcctcgccccagaccgcctgtatgcgcagggcttttgagcacagtgctctccttgtgttttggagcaagatgggtgtggcctaggctgactctcagccttgggctaccctccctgctacccctctcctgttctaactgcttcctccaatgcttccagtccccattcgtcatctctttgggccctttctgccgtctgccgtaggtgcgcccggggtagagctatgctggtgctggctaggaatcgcagcagcgctctggtagctctaggctcacctaaaagtcgtccttgtggatattcttctgcagtggtgggtctcaagactccgtcagtctctaggtccttgtagagcctgtttcgttggtgtcgccattcccgacactcaaagagaagatggtgtattgtctcccttgatataccgcatccttcacaggttgcatcctcccggacctggatccgatgtaggtatgttcctatagcggcatgtcctgacttcagttgaaaataacggcttgctaggtgtttgggagctattgcagctgccgggtcgagccgccagttcctctgtggcctgtatgttcgttgaccttgttgggatcgctgtccaagttctttgttgagccatctctgcctttgtgctataatggcttctgtttgggctctacaggtgaaggccagggatatttctcttgggcctcttcctggtggcttactggctgcctgttttgctgcctggtcagctctctcattcccttctattcctgcatgtcccggcacccattggatagtggtttggcaacctcgggcatgtagtctcttggctatagcatgtgcttggatcactaatgcttggcctggacctggctgggtgtgtcgcatccttgcaatggcagcttgggagtccaacaggatagtgactggtctttgatcccccactttctctgctaactggagtgctcgcacaacgcccagaagctctgcatcaaagacctcatatcccttgcctaatgggaacccccgggtcctccatgttcctcctggctcttgccaagcaatccctgccccgcttttgccattctctaatcttgatccatctgaccagattgctagctctggagggagagattgcgccgctgctagggcctctggacctggtagcatctctatttggcctggaaactggctactggttgtctgtgttgtgctctcaaagcccccagatgggtccactggtagaatattggctagttgtcgagcaaggtgttgtcccagggaccatgggccttggttgtttctctcagcccattgtcggttccctggggtctgttccccaggttgggtgtgctgatccccttcccggaagctcactgggaggatctccttagctgggtggttctccggtaagctgagcagccgggtagtgtatttcaattgtcgagcCTCCAacagggcctctgctggtgccaggcccgcttcatgaactagtggccctacaggagtggatttcaacatgccggtaattgcacgggcctgtcgattgatcatgagctgtatacccactagccgatccttctggccctgccaccagagctctgctccatacagagctactgattgcactgctgctacttgaacctgacgagctagccctggggccagtccatgactctggcataggcgttgtactctgttttctgcagcccgtgccttgcgcatacaggtctgatagtgggctttgagattcagcccagaatcaagccagacaccaagccatcgcgttgcctctaagttgaagggcacacagtggccatctacctccacttgtgctcgttgaatctgatctttcagttcccggccccgtttgcgagtaagtaggactgcttctgttttccccgcatcaaactggaccacattaccatgcccccactcaatggccaccttggcagcttcttgcagcttcttgcagacctctctaactgaatatcctggagcgagcaggcctatgtcgtctgcaaatgagagacactggataccattcactctcctctcaattgcatcaaatacaccgctgaggtagataatgaagagaattggtgacactggcgagccctgtggcacccctgagttaattgggtgtgctgggcactgtgtgttgtcaatctgtagTTGcacccatctgtcggtcaagaaggactgtacccatcggatcagatccccatctaggttgaattcaatcagtcgggctatcagtcggcttgggttcacatggtcgaatgctcccttcacatcaaggaatagtgctcccataagttgttggagtttccaggcttcatgggtgttctgtattagacatgccactgcgtcaattgcactccgttgcttgcgacttcccatctgtcctaggtgtagtactcccatagtctcacagtggtgggcaatagcatctgccgctatcttttcaaccaccttccctaggcagtttagtaagctaatcacccggtaggccttcacagctgtgtagtctggtttattaggtttccttaacagaatacccttcgctaccttccatactggtggatgtagacccaaccggaaacattgtcgggccagagcaacaattctagggctgtcccattcccacaaaagccggagggctcgaaaattcaaacgatcgattcctggagccttctgtactgcctggtgaaacagagcatgtctcactatttcttcatccacctgactatgccaggacccttgggagatctcaacttcctggctatctcctggtacctgggggaaggctgtttcccgaattagggcctccttttcctcaagggagctggctagctgcccctggggtccatgcagggttggcgtagttgtagctgttctgggctttgtgtatttcagagcttgccagcatctcacaGTGTCCACAAAGCCAGGGTGGGTAGTTGTCCCTTctgttacagaactcactgtatcagcctcacgtgatgatacagagttaagacaggctcattggataacagctcatggagaatatgcaagaaggaacagggatcaaattgatattcggcgtgttggcacctgatgatcacgtgtttcacgtgatatgcaaggagttGTTGGAATCAcagcttagtcagggtcgaaagtacgtatcaagcgtatatggttgaggtctctgattctctaGCTGTGATCTATCTATAACACTATATAAggcgaatatccatctagTAGACCTAATTAAGCGATCTTGTGAGCCCTAGTAGTGAATAGAACAGCTAACTGGgtaaaagaatgaatgatcaGCCTGTTCAGATGATACataaatcaggcatcagccaggcatcagttggtattgttcggtaaggaacctctatattccgacacacccccCAGGCTGGCTGCTAAGCCAGTCTGTTTTTAGACGAATTCCGTAAGCCCAAGCAATCGAATGAAGTTGTGGAATCGCTGGCCAGTCATGATCTTCGTCAGGCCATCAGCAGGCATGCGAGTGGTCGGAATCCAATCAATGAGGACGCGTTTTGACTGGGTTTCTTGACGAAGCCAATGTTgatgaatatcaacatggcGTAGCTTTGTCTGAATGACTGGATCATCTTTGCAAAGAATTCGAATGGTTTGCATGTTGTCGCATTTGATAGATAGCTGATGCTCAGGATCGAATCCAATGGCATTGAATAagcgcttccaccattgcAGGGTCTTGCCGGCTTCTGAAATAGCAAGGAGTTCAGCTTCTGTGGATGATGTGGTAATTGTTTTTTGCTTGGATGCTCTCCAATCAATCGGGCCCCCATATAGGGTAGCTAGATAGCCTTCAGAACTATGGCGGTCTgaatgatcgccaaaagcaGCGTCGCTTGAGGTAACAAAGCATTCAGATGGCTCAGTGGCATCTCTATTTGCAGTAGCTGAATATCTGAGTCCCACTTTCTGTGTGTAATTGAGATAGGCTAGGACTTGATTAGCGGCATCAAAGTGCTCTGGTCCGGGGTTTGTCATGAATGTAGCCAGATGCGATGCGATCTTTGCAACATCAGGGCGAGTAGCTATTGCAGCATAGTTGattgatccaatcttttgCTGGTAATGATGTATATCTTTCAGAGAAGCAGTGCCATCATAAGTTGTGAGCACTTTGACAGCAGGCGTTGAGGCGTGTTTATCTTCCATATGGAAGCGACTGACAATTTTCTTTATATAGTCGGTGCTGCTTAGATGAACCACTTGATTGACCCGGTCGCGGATAATCCTAACACCTAAGAAGACatcgccttctccttcatagcGGAGTTCATATCGTGCCTGCAAGGCAGAGGCGATCCGCTCTGCTTCCTGAGTCTTGTCTGGATGGTAGACAAACAGTAGATCGTCAACATAGACCAATAAAATAACTCCATTTCCTGTAAACAAGCATGGTTCTTCATTGACTGGTTCTAGTCCGATCTGGCGTAAGGTTTGGGTCAATTCATTTTGCCATAATCGTGGAGATCGACGGAGTCCGTATAGAGCTCGGAGCAATCGTAAAGCATAGCCAGGTTGTGATCTACCAGGTGGCATCTCCACATAAACCACCTCGTCCAATAGGCTATTAACAAAGGCATTGATGGCGTCAAACTGCTTCATATCCAGGCCAAATGCGGCAGTGAGTGCCATCAAGGTTCGGAAGCATCGGGCGGCTAGGGTAGCAGCCCTAGTCTCGGCATGTGTAAGCACTTGCTTGTTCCCTTGCACGCACAATCGTGCTTTGACTTTCTTAAGGaacccctcatcatcaaatttATATGCATATACCCATATGGTTGGGATCACATAGGCGTCATCTGGTCTTTGTACTTTGGTCCAGGTTCCCTTGCTTTCTAGTGTCTTCAATTCCAGTTCCATAGCATCGACAAACCACTTGCTTAGCGGGTTCTTTGTCATTTCTCGATAATTCTTCGGAGCGTCAGGCAGGTCTTTGCGATGGAGTCGAATTGTTGGAATAGAATCTGAAGATgaatccatcaaattcaGTGGCTTAGGTGTTTTCTCCCATCCTAGCGAGAAACCCTGGCACATGGCAAAGATATCGCGGACCACTGGATTCCTCTTGCGCTTTCCGGTGACGATAGATCTGGGATTGAAATCCGCAGAAATCTCATTAGCTCGTGGTGCAGTGTTCTGGCCTTGGCTAGGCTGATCTGTCCGATCTACTTCACCCCCCGCAGCAGCTGGTGGGTTGCTGCTTTCTTCAAGTTCAGAGGACAGTTGCTGTGCTGCATCATCAGGGttgacatcatcatcatcaggtGAACCCCTATCGCTGGGTGatgggatgaagaaagaatCCATGTGAGCAGGTTCAGGTGAGGCTGGCAATGAGTCTCTAAAGGCACCTGGAATCTGCTCTATCTCCGCTCGGCTGGCACCTTGTGGAGATTCAGGCATGGGCGTATGATCTGGCGTCATAAGCGGCTGTGACAGCAGATCATTTCGTTCCAAGTCATGGGCATTGTGGTGATCCAATTTGTGGTTAGACGAATCCTCATTGGATTCAGCGTGTAAAGTCGGTTCGGTATGTGAATCAGTATGCGAAATAGAAGGACGTGTCTCATGATTTCCTTCATACAAATCTCCAAAAGTTGGTTCGGTATCCAACTCAGCATCGGCTTCTCGGATAGCAGGTGGTAACTGAATCGTCTCAACTACCTGCGGTGGCAAATTAATCGGTGTAtcctgtggtggtggtagatCTGGATCATAAAATAACGATTCATCAAACACAACATCTCGCTCATTGAAGACCTCTTGATGGCGTGGACTCCATATTTGCCATATGTTGGAAGCTATGAATCCAACAAGGTAGCCAATCCAGGCTCGCGGAGCCATCTTTCTACCTTGGGGAACTCGTGCAACTCTGACATAGGCACGACACCCAAATACTCGAAGATTGGCTATATTCGGCTTTGTGCCTAGCATGCGTTCGTGTGGCGTTGTCCAAACATGTGATCCATCAGTGGTAGCGATCCATGCAGGCGTTCGGTTTATTAGATATGTGGCAGCCTGTGCTGCAAGCGGCCAAAGCACTTCAGGCAATCTAGCAGCAAtcatcatggatctcatcttcataaGAATCACCCCCCCAGCCCTTTCAGGCTTGCCATGCTGCGAATCAGCATAGCGGGCTGAGTGAAGAATCTGAATCCCTTCATTTTGTGCAAAGAGGGCATAATCAAGGCCAAGAGTAGCATCATTATCGGAGAAGAAAACCTTGACTGTGGCGTTGAGTTGTGTCTTTGCCCAATGAACCAATCCCTTAAAGGCTCTTATTAGGCGAACTTGATCTTTGTTTGGCATAGTGACAGCTATATGCCAACCAGTGGCGCTGCATATAAAGTGCAGACAAGAGCGATCTCCGTTGTAAGCAGTTGGAgagttgctgaagaagtcaaaataGACTTTCTCCCATGGTGCGTTTGCTGGCGGGATAGACCTTCTTGAGATCTGGCGTTGTGATTTAGCGAGGTTGCAAGTCTCACACTTTGCAGAGATATTTTTATGACGGCATGGGGGTAATGAGACCCCTTCAGTAGCGGTGGTGAGGTGATCAACTGCAGCAGTCCCTGCGTGTGCTAAGCGTGCATGCCATAGCTCGGCATCTGCGGTTGAATGCGGAGGAAGTTCTGACCTCTTATAACTTCTTTCATTGGCGGATGCAAAGGTGTTAGCAGTGACAGGAGCCTCATCAGCGTTGCTGTGTGGGTTGTATTCAATCACATCCTGGGCGTATTTTGAATGCAGCTGACAGATCATTCGGCCCTGGCCATCCTCAAGACAATTGAGTCTACCATTCAAATAGATTCCTGCTTGCTTTGCCTTGTACATGGACACAGTATTGGTATGAAGACCAGGCACGTAGGCAACATCCTGCAGTCTCAGCGTCACTTGGCCTTCAGGAAGAGTTCCATAAATCAGAACTGTCCCAAAGCCCAAAATTGGCGTCACACTGTTTCCAAATCGCAATACACTTCCATCCATAGCTTCCTCTAGATGTTGAAAACGACTCAGATTGTTGCACACATGCGCATCAGATCCTGTATCTGCGATCCAGCTGTCTCGGAGTTCGTAGACAGGTGA from Aspergillus chevalieri M1 DNA, chromosome 1, nearly complete sequence includes the following:
- a CDS encoding protoglobin family protein (COG:S;~EggNog:ENOG410PIKX;~InterPro:IPR012292,IPR009050;~PFAM:PF11563;~go_function: GO:0019825 - oxygen binding [Evidence IEA];~go_function: GO:0020037 - heme binding [Evidence IEA]) codes for the protein MNPLFDSDRPIKHVSRKAIYTRLEARIDYLKSFLDFNTDDIEALESGNKYIKALIPAVVNMVYKKLLEHDITARVFMTYDTSNEKPIEDFFNEESPQIKRRKMFLRWYLIKICSDPTQMEFWRYLNKVGMMHCGQERLYKLNVEYIHIGACLGYIQDIFTEALISHPRLSLQRKTALLRAINKIIWIQNDLFAKWRVRDGEEFADEMSEVILDDKEGYLGDKKILGEGSTSGSSIDDDRSSLKSSIAPSAHSIAPSPVCPFTGASKGDTGTETKIWAE
- a CDS encoding Zn(II)2Cys6 transcription factor (COG:S;~EggNog:ENOG410QDK3;~InterPro:IPR036864,IPR007219,IPR001138;~PFAM:PF00172,PF04082;~go_function: GO:0000981 - DNA-binding transcription factor activity, RNA polymerase II-specific [Evidence IEA];~go_function: GO:0003677 - DNA binding [Evidence IEA];~go_function: GO:0008270 - zinc ion binding [Evidence IEA];~go_process: GO:0006351 - transcription, DNA-templated [Evidence IEA];~go_process: GO:0006355 - regulation of transcription, DNA-templated [Evidence IEA]) encodes the protein MQFVSQSASRPPEANMDAPPPAAAQGPLGPKAQLTCEMCKRRKIKCDKLRPCTACRNAGTICVPVERARLPRGRSGGRKKKNIAAANSNAEASASANVNHGQSDVNGNGNGADDLKERVSMLEHTVQGLVHSGQASYGSAEDGGMSVLPGFSLWDVGIGLAENRLLNENSQQTDNHVDSWLSGISPIPEPEDWDKELHHRRQLMSIYMERVDSFLPIFHCASLGDYLISRKPYLDYNVDHPAPAALAWAVRYLAISSISDEQCFQMFEVGRQSLLARYQKTTQSALEKADYISTDDLTTLQAFVLFLLAIRAHDQGRRAWTMLSLALRIAQSLSLHESEPPFPVKPLEREMRHRLWHVIGILDIQAAFDRGSEPMLRSNCSMSEISSPSTGDPDSPFSITQPDDAATQFLHTDTRFLAIMAEAQCAFRALDVSELNASEVATPTNFDTKSRQHVATTFRQKSLALLPDPQSELITTNLDWCLRKLVNIVHAFLQLLSFRPIRSGNRNPDSPPVAIPRGSGLLLLTVKFLQALDQFRHDERSEPFRWFIRLFVPWHVLVVAIDEADACEDVLLRQNCQALIERFLVSFEDMLADVHRAMLQGSVERLMAFGWNVPTMNSLRGSFGEGQDVSPNS